CTTCGAAACATGCCTGACGGCGGATGCCGGGGCTAAAAATTCGCCCGAACATGACATCAATTTGAAGAGGCTCGTCCAAAACCCTCTCCTCCCGAGGTAACGCAAAGGTCTCCCGAGGGAGAGGCCTTTGCCGCTCTGGGCAAAGGGTGAGGGCTAAGGCTGTTCTGTCCCCCCCTCTTACCTCTCCCTTGACGGGAGAGGTCGGCCCGATTCTTCATCGGGCCGGGTGAGGGTGACCGGGGTTGGGTGCCCCTCGAAGGCGCGTCTACAGTTTGCAAAAACCAGGCCCGCCAGGAGAAATCGAGATGTTCCGTCTCAAATCAATAGTCCTGATGCTTCTCGTCTCCCTGTCCCTGCTCGCCGTGGCGTGCGACAGCCCGTCGCCCTCCCCCACGGCCACATCGGCCCCTGCCGCACAACCGACCGCGACTGTTGCCGCCGCCACCGCTACGGCCGTGGTGCCGACCGCCGTGCCCACGCCCTCCCTGTTTCCGTACAGGGTGACCGACAGCGACGGCAAGGAAGTAGTCTTCGACAAAGCGCCGGAGCGCATCGTCTCGATAGACTCCGCGCCTGTGGAGATACTCTTCGCCATCGGCGAGGGTGACCGCATCGTCGGCACGCACGATTTCATTACCTACCCGCCGGAAACGGCAGACATCGCGAAGGTCGGCTCCGCATTCGGCCTCAACGTGGAGCAGATCGTCGCGCTGAAGCCGGACCTCGTCTTCATCTTCTCCCAGGGAAACAAGGAAGCCCTTGAGAAGGCCGGGCTGAAGGTGCTTTACCTCAAGAGCCTGAACGACGACTTCCGCGCCATCCCTGACAGCATCCGCATGTGGGGCCGCATTACCGGCAGCGTGGACGCTTCCGAGACGGTCGCCGCCGACTTCGAGTCCCGGCTCAAGGCAATCGAAGCCGGCATGTCCACGCGCGGGGACGGCCCGCGCGCTTTCCAGGATGAGGGCGACCTCTGGACGCCCGGGCCGGACACGCTGACCGGGGCAGTCTTCAGGCTGCTCAAGCTTCAGAATATCGCCTACGACGTTTCCGGGTACTATCAGATGAGCCCGGAGACGATCGTCTCCCGCAACCCGCAGGTCATCGTCGCCTCCTACGGCGACACCATCAGCAAGCGGCCGGGAATGGAAAAAGTGGACGCAGTCGTTAACAGCCGGATATACATTCCTGATGACGACTCCCTCAGCGTCCCAGGCACCCGGTACATCAGTGGAGTGGAAAAGCTCGCAAAGTGGGTCTACCCGGACCTGGCCCTGGCGGGGAAATAACCCAGCTACCGATTCATCGGGGCGCGTCTTTGGGGCCATGGTCCCTGTCTCGGTAGGGGCGGGTCTGAGACCCGCCCTGGTTGGACACCCGTCACCGAGCCTTTGCCGGTCAACCTGACATTCGATCACGAGGCGCTCTTGGTCCGCGCACCATTGACGAAAAACCTCAAACTCTTCTCGAAGGCCCTCCCGCTGGGCCGGACGGCCCGCGCGTCGAATCTGCGGGGCTTCCCTTGGGGCCGGGTGGCCTTCGGCGCTCTCCTGCTCCTGGTTTCCGCCATTGTCGCAGGCGGGGTGGGCTCCGTCGCCATCCCGCCGCTGGACACCGTCCGCATCATCGCCTCGCGCCTGCCGTTCGTCGAGATATCGCAGACGTGGGCGGATACCTCCGGAACGATCCTGTGGAATCTCCGCCTGCCGCGCGTCGTGCTGGCGGGCCTTACCGGCGCGGCGCTGGCCGTCTCCGGCGCGACGTACCAGGGCCTCTTCCGCAACCCGCTCGCGGACCCCTACCTCATAGGCGTCGCGTCCGGCGCGGGCCTGGCCGCCACCATCGTCCTGCTTGCAGGCGTGCCCGTGCTCATCCTCGGCTTCAGCGTGCTGCCCGTGGCCGCGTTCCTCGGCGCTGTGACCGCCGTGACGCTCGCCTACCTGATATCTCGCAACGCCGACGGGATGCACCTGACGACACTCATCCTGGCAGGCGTTGCCATAACATCGCTGACCACCGGGATCACGACGCTGATTATGCTGCGGAGCGCCCCAGACCTCCGCCCGGTCTTCAGTTGGCTCCTGGGGGGCTTCAACTCCGCTCAGTGGACGCACAGCGCGATGCTTCTCCCGTACCTGCTGCTCGGGACGG
This genomic window from SAR202 cluster bacterium contains:
- a CDS encoding iron ABC transporter permease, producing the protein MAFGALLLLVSAIVAGGVGSVAIPPLDTVRIIASRLPFVEISQTWADTSGTILWNLRLPRVVLAGLTGAALAVSGATYQGLFRNPLADPYLIGVASGAGLAATIVLLAGVPVLILGFSVLPVAAFLGAVTAVTLAYLISRNADGMHLTTLILAGVAITSLTTGITTLIMLRSAPDLRPVFSWLLGGFNSAQWTHSAMLLPYLLLGTGAIMAYARIMNLMQLSEEHAKQMGVNVQRAKLVLLAAATLATSAAVSFSGLIGFVGLIAPHAVRLVWGTDYRYLVPMSALIGASFMIVADLAARTVASPAELPVGVVTAFCGAPFFLYLLKARKAN